A single region of the Mechercharimyces sp. CAU 1602 genome encodes:
- a CDS encoding Fur family transcriptional regulator: MEDRVSQIKQQLSSHSYKLTPQREATVRVLLENEEEHLSAEDVYLLVKEKSPEIGLATVYRTLELLSELSIIHKLNFGDGVTRYEFRAEGAEHHHHHLICLHCGTVDEIVDDWLGEVEERVERELNFYIVDHRLTFHGVCHRCKDLVKDPGKLVGAKVT, translated from the coding sequence GTGGAAGATCGGGTCAGTCAAATTAAGCAACAGTTGTCATCCCATAGTTATAAATTGACCCCTCAACGGGAAGCAACTGTCCGTGTTCTCCTTGAAAATGAAGAAGAGCATCTCAGTGCAGAGGATGTTTATCTGTTAGTTAAAGAGAAATCGCCTGAAATTGGCTTAGCCACTGTATATCGAACGCTGGAACTCTTGAGTGAATTAAGCATCATCCATAAATTAAACTTTGGTGATGGCGTTACCCGCTATGAGTTTCGAGCGGAAGGGGCAGAGCATCATCACCATCATTTAATCTGCCTCCATTGTGGTACGGTGGATGAGATTGTTGATGACTGGTTAGGTGAAGTGGAAGAGCGTGTGGAGCGAGAATTAAATTTTTATATTGTCGACCATCGACTAACCTTTCATGGTGTATGTCACCGCTGTAAAGATCTCGTGAAAGACCCGGGTAAGTTGGTAGGTGCAAAAGTAACGTGA
- the spoIIM gene encoding stage II sporulation protein M, with the protein MKRSMVGERKSGIRRLKRNRLSERMKQNVQLHLSQYVFVLVLFIMGLIFGAIIVNTLSPTQKKELIHYMGFFFQGLDQQTIADPKIAFQHSLGSHLKTLGLMWILGLSVIGIPFVLLLIFFKGLVIGFTVGFLVNQLSWQGLWFASLSIIPQNLLVVPAMMMLAVWSMQFASLLIKNRLIARRGTIYPQFLSYAMVAVVLVGVFLVASILEAYISPWLMRTAIPETVALYIWLI; encoded by the coding sequence ATGAAACGGAGTATGGTGGGTGAACGAAAGAGTGGAATTAGGCGATTAAAACGAAATCGTTTGAGTGAGAGAATGAAGCAGAATGTGCAACTTCACCTCTCACAATATGTGTTTGTTCTTGTCCTCTTTATTATGGGGTTAATTTTTGGCGCAATAATCGTTAATACGTTGTCTCCAACCCAGAAAAAAGAGTTAATCCATTATATGGGCTTTTTCTTTCAAGGCTTGGATCAACAAACAATCGCAGACCCCAAGATCGCTTTTCAACATTCACTGGGAAGCCATTTGAAAACCCTAGGCTTGATGTGGATCCTGGGTTTGTCGGTGATTGGTATTCCGTTTGTTTTGCTACTCATCTTTTTTAAGGGTTTAGTCATTGGATTTACTGTAGGTTTTTTGGTTAATCAACTCTCTTGGCAGGGTCTTTGGTTTGCTTCTCTTTCTATCATTCCACAAAATCTGCTGGTTGTACCGGCTATGATGATGCTAGCGGTATGGTCGATGCAGTTTGCTTCACTATTGATTAAAAATCGACTGATTGCTCGTAGAGGCACCATTTACCCACAATTCCTCTCTTATGCTATGGTTGCAGTCGTGTTGGTAGGAGTCTTTTTGGTCGCCTCTATATTGGAAGCATATATCTCTCCCTGGCTGATGCGTACTGCTATTCCAGAGACAGTGGCACTTTATATTTGGTTGATATAG
- a CDS encoding amino acid deaminase/aldolase, translating to MLSRTYLEYRTAFAHIAKPFAYLDLDLLEENMKQIIQRAQGKRIRIASKSLRSVALIKRILSAADCFSGVMCFTIPEALYLSQQGLDDLLVAYPAWERSHLEQVLKLNSEGKVLTVMVDSSVHLKHLEDIARAHGGQFRVCIDVDMSLSLPALHFGVRRSPVRTSSEVELLVKKIMASPHLHLDGIMGYEAQIAGVGDHYPGQWVKNKMIHWLKQRSIRDVAKKRRIMVEAIEKLGCQPRFVNGGGTGSLASTCQEEVVTEVTVGSGFYSPVLFDYYREFRYQPAAGFALEIVRVPDVNHFTCLGGGYIASGSTGTDKTPKPYLPDGLRLLAMEGAGEVQTPVYSPRWMDLQLGDPIFFRHSKAGELCERFRYLYLYQGGQVVERVTTYRGDEQCFL from the coding sequence ATGTTGTCACGAACATATCTAGAGTATCGCACCGCGTTCGCTCATATTGCTAAGCCATTCGCATATCTCGATTTGGACCTACTCGAAGAAAATATGAAACAGATCATCCAGCGAGCACAAGGAAAACGTATTCGAATCGCGAGTAAATCTCTTCGTAGTGTTGCCCTCATAAAGCGTATACTTTCAGCTGCAGACTGTTTTTCTGGAGTGATGTGTTTTACCATTCCTGAAGCACTCTATCTGTCGCAACAGGGATTAGATGATTTATTGGTAGCGTATCCAGCATGGGAAAGATCGCACTTGGAACAGGTGTTGAAGTTGAATAGTGAGGGGAAAGTACTTACCGTTATGGTTGACTCTAGTGTGCATCTTAAGCATCTAGAGGATATCGCTCGAGCACATGGTGGTCAATTTCGAGTCTGTATTGATGTGGATATGTCTTTATCTTTGCCTGCTCTTCACTTCGGGGTTCGCCGTTCCCCTGTACGTACTAGTTCAGAAGTAGAATTGTTGGTGAAAAAAATTATGGCTTCCCCTCATCTTCATTTGGATGGAATCATGGGGTACGAGGCGCAAATAGCTGGAGTAGGGGATCACTATCCTGGGCAATGGGTTAAAAACAAGATGATTCATTGGTTAAAGCAACGTTCCATTCGTGATGTGGCGAAGAAAAGAAGGATCATGGTGGAAGCGATAGAAAAGCTAGGGTGTCAACCCCGCTTTGTAAATGGTGGCGGTACAGGAAGTCTTGCATCTACATGCCAGGAGGAAGTAGTAACGGAAGTGACGGTGGGATCTGGTTTTTATTCGCCGGTGCTCTTTGATTACTATCGTGAGTTTCGCTATCAACCTGCGGCAGGTTTCGCTCTGGAGATCGTACGAGTGCCTGATGTGAACCACTTCACCTGTTTAGGCGGGGGATATATTGCATCCGGGTCTACAGGAACGGATAAGACACCGAAGCCATATCTTCCGGACGGGTTGCGACTGTTAGCGATGGAAGGAGCAGGGGAAGTGCAGACGCCTGTCTATTCTCCACGCTGGATGGATTTACAATTAGGGGATCCCATCTTCTTTCGTCATAGCAAGGCCGGAGAGCTATGTGAACGTTTTCGCTATCTGTATTTATATCAGGGTGGACAAGTTGTCGAACGTGTAACCACATACCGAGGTGATGAACAATGCTTTCTGTAA
- a CDS encoding ASCH domain-containing protein, which yields MIHQMGLYGEYFNSIKEGKKKVEVRLNDEKRRKIKVGDTIEFIKVPEQDETMQVEVIDLNIYATFQAMYEDIPFQELDCEDWTIQEMVDGTYEIYSPEQEKECGTLAITIKYLNR from the coding sequence GTGATACATCAAATGGGTTTATATGGTGAATATTTCAATTCAATTAAAGAAGGTAAGAAAAAAGTTGAAGTACGCTTAAATGATGAAAAAAGAAGAAAGATTAAGGTCGGAGATACAATTGAATTCATAAAGGTTCCTGAACAAGATGAAACAATGCAAGTAGAAGTAATAGACCTAAATATATACGCTACCTTTCAAGCTATGTATGAGGATATTCCATTTCAGGAACTCGATTGTGAAGATTGGACAATTCAAGAAATGGTTGATGGAACTTATGAAATATATTCTCCCGAACAAGAGAAGGAATGTGGAACATTAGCAATTACAATAAAATATTTAAACCGCTAA
- a CDS encoding D-arabinono-1,4-lactone oxidase, with translation MLSVTTNEGKQKWKNWSGDVECEPAQLSTPQSIEEIQALLKKCESEGRQVRVVGSGHSFSPLVQTNDMMISLDGLQGIIHHDVERAEAEVWAGTKLYTLGEELAARGFAQENLGDINAQSIAGAVSTGTHGTGVQFGSLSTQVKTVTLLTATGEEKTFSTTENASLLPAAQLSLGSLGVITKLTLALLPKYCLRYQSERVLLQDCLARLDEYNQNHRHFEFYWFPYTKWVQIKTMDQTDEAPTGTTLWNQFNKTVVENGLFWLVSECSRLFPRTSRSVSKLSARGVPVLHEVNESHRLFASPRLVRFHEMEYSIPANRLPEVMEEIEVCVEKHRFAVHFPLECRYVKADNIWLSPAYGRDSAFIAVHMYKGMPYKEYFAALEEIFLRHEGRPHWGKMHTQSAEELKNRYPKWEEFMRVREELDPAGLFLNPYLRRVFGVEMREKISTHMDG, from the coding sequence ATGCTTTCTGTAACAACGAACGAAGGTAAGCAAAAATGGAAAAACTGGTCGGGAGATGTTGAGTGTGAACCAGCCCAGCTTTCTACTCCACAAAGCATAGAAGAAATACAAGCTTTGCTAAAAAAGTGTGAGAGCGAAGGTAGGCAGGTGCGTGTTGTCGGTTCGGGACACTCTTTCAGTCCATTGGTGCAAACGAATGATATGATGATTTCACTCGATGGCTTACAAGGGATCATACATCATGATGTGGAGCGAGCTGAAGCGGAGGTATGGGCGGGGACGAAGCTGTATACTTTGGGTGAAGAGTTAGCTGCTCGCGGCTTCGCTCAGGAGAATTTAGGAGATATTAATGCGCAGTCCATAGCAGGCGCGGTTAGTACGGGCACCCATGGGACAGGGGTTCAGTTTGGTAGTTTATCCACTCAAGTGAAAACGGTTACACTGTTAACAGCTACGGGTGAGGAGAAAACGTTCTCTACTACGGAGAATGCTTCGTTACTCCCAGCAGCACAACTGTCACTCGGCTCTTTAGGCGTGATTACCAAACTTACGCTTGCACTCCTGCCAAAGTACTGTTTGCGATATCAGAGTGAACGAGTGTTGTTACAGGATTGTTTGGCTCGTTTAGATGAGTATAATCAAAATCATCGCCACTTTGAGTTTTATTGGTTTCCTTATACAAAGTGGGTGCAAATAAAAACCATGGATCAGACAGACGAAGCACCGACGGGAACAACTTTGTGGAATCAATTTAATAAGACAGTAGTAGAGAACGGTCTTTTTTGGCTAGTATCCGAATGTTCTCGCCTGTTTCCGCGAACGAGTCGTTCGGTGAGTAAATTATCGGCGCGAGGAGTACCAGTCTTGCATGAGGTAAATGAAAGCCATCGCCTTTTTGCTAGTCCGCGCTTAGTCCGATTTCATGAAATGGAGTACAGTATTCCCGCAAATCGTTTGCCTGAGGTGATGGAAGAGATTGAAGTATGTGTGGAAAAGCATCGCTTTGCTGTACATTTTCCGCTTGAATGCCGTTATGTGAAAGCGGATAATATCTGGCTAAGTCCAGCTTACGGTAGAGATTCTGCTTTTATCGCAGTTCACATGTATAAAGGAATGCCATATAAAGAGTACTTTGCTGCACTAGAGGAGATTTTCCTCCGTCATGAGGGTCGTCCTCATTGGGGGAAAATGCATACACAGTCAGCAGAAGAATTGAAAAACCGTTATCCCAAATGGGAGGAGTTCATGCGTGTGCGAGAAGAATTAGATCCTGCAGGTCTCTTCCTTAATCCCTATTTAAGGCGGGTGTTTGGGGTGGAGATGAGAGAGAAAATAAGTACACACATGGATGGATAA
- a CDS encoding NUDIX hydrolase, whose protein sequence is MSELSHLEEKTINSQVLFEGRIIKVQIDEVSLPNGNTSTRELVKHPGAVSILAITEEEKIVLVRQYRKPLEKAILEIPAGKIDPGENPQHCAKRELEEETGYLAQEMDEVLSFYTSPGFSDEIVYIYEAKKLTQGEAKPDADEFVETVELTLTEALEKISSHEIHDAKTVTAIYYWQNQLLLANEKK, encoded by the coding sequence GTGAGTGAGTTGAGTCACCTGGAGGAAAAAACGATCAACAGTCAGGTTCTTTTTGAGGGACGAATTATTAAAGTACAGATTGACGAAGTATCTCTTCCCAATGGCAATACATCAACCCGCGAATTGGTGAAGCATCCAGGGGCGGTCTCCATCCTCGCGATAACAGAGGAAGAGAAGATTGTATTGGTTCGTCAGTATCGCAAACCTTTAGAGAAGGCGATATTAGAAATTCCTGCTGGTAAAATAGACCCAGGTGAGAATCCGCAACACTGTGCGAAGCGTGAGTTGGAAGAAGAGACAGGTTATTTGGCACAGGAGATGGACGAAGTGCTTTCTTTTTATACTTCCCCTGGGTTTTCCGATGAGATTGTATACATATACGAAGCGAAAAAGCTTACTCAGGGAGAAGCCAAACCAGACGCCGATGAGTTTGTAGAGACGGTAGAACTGACACTGACGGAAGCACTTGAGAAAATCTCCTCGCATGAAATTCACGATGCCAAAACGGTGACGGCTATTTATTATTGGCAAAATCAGCTCCTACTGGCTAACGAAAAGAAGTAA